Within the Gossypium raimondii isolate GPD5lz chromosome 12, ASM2569854v1, whole genome shotgun sequence genome, the region tatcaaatacatgaaaacttaaaaaaaaagttaagagCAAGAAAGCTTAGAAGTTCACTTTGTAAATAAAGTAATATGGATTTTGCTTTGGGCAGTGATTCCTCCAAAGCATATAAAAGGTCTAAATCAGATGCATCACAAATCAACAACAAAACCCCCAATATGCTGCAAAGGTAGCTAATCATTTGCTAAGGCATTGGAGCTGAAGAAGTTTCAGTTGTCCAGAAATCCCTTGACAGAGCTTTCAAAAACAAAGACCCTATGCTCTTAATGTCCCAGCCCCACAAAGTATACAGCTTTGTCACAAGGGTGTTGCAAGTCCTATTTCATGAATTAGAAAACCAAGTTAGAAGTAGAACAGCTATGTTTGTACATCAAACAACATGCTTTCATGGATAGTCAAGTTTTATTCCATGACCATTAGAACCCAACATTCTAACAATGCAGATCACACGGTTGTCTTCAAATACTTCAAGCTCACAATCCGAAGCCCATATTATTACTAGAAATTAGtacatatttttacatatataattccTCAAAACAATTACAGCTAAGAGCATCGGAAGTCAATTTCTATATAAAGTTTCTACTTTGGATTCTTGAATAACGTCAAAAGGGAACGTAGGGAAGTGAAGGACAATTCATTCCTAAACTTGCAACAAAAACTATACGGCATTTGAAACTTATACCCAATTGTAGCATAAAAAAACTTGAACCAACAGAACAACTATAACGTTGATATATTAAAcaattgtttctttttaaaggTAAAGAAGAAAAACCTTGAGAGAGGCAGCTCCAACAGGAGGAATCGACGGCTATGCTTGATTGCAGGCGAGCAGATGCAATGGCACTATGAAGTGGCATCATCGATTCTAATCCTCCCAACGCCGAAacaa harbors:
- the LOC105761911 gene encoding protein NONRESPONDING TO OXYLIPINS 2, mitochondrial translates to MASFFGSAMRAGSRTLASRSKTLTVKSLIPNPSTRSLPRASRIVSALGGLESMMPLHSAIASARLQSSIAVDSSCWSCLSQGLATPL